The Candidatus Neomarinimicrobiota bacterium genome has a window encoding:
- a CDS encoding alginate lyase family protein has translation MKKIFSAILAVLFVVSLGISKEHPCIFLSKEESQVIKREIDKFPLLRKSYMELRKKMDDVLKRPIEVPPPGEAGGYEHERHKDNYREMWAAGILYQITGNKEYAEFIKRMLEKYAEMYPKLGPSPYAYNQAPGKIFHQALNECVWLTYSIQSYDCIYSYLKPEERKLFEENIFIPMAEWLSLENPEEFNRIHNHGTWAVTAVGMTGLVIGNEDFVQMALYGTEKDGNGGFLKQLDLLFSPDGYYMEGPYYVRYALRPFFFFAEALERNRPELKIFAYRDSILRKACYSAVLTIFPDGIFPPINDASLTMDIRDVGMAISTDIASYRYGIDTLILGIKKYQNSVILNKCGYEVARRFGDGLDVSYPRLPSVEFRDGYNGEMGGLGVLRRYKGSDEIMLLMKYGVQGGGHGHFDKLHFILYDQMKMVIPDYGFARWINIEPKFGGRYLPENSSYAKQTVAHNVVVVDMISQNRANRKEAEKFYAKRHFFDSSNPEIQVVSAIAEDQYPGVKMIRTMFLISENAVENYFVVDIYRLFSKDKHTYDYSLHYNGYFINTNWKLKSYSRVLKPLGKDFGYQHLWKEAEAKGAEDFMFTWLSGNRYYSFVTDYRNSGDKVYFVRIGANDPKFNLRREPGLIYRIKGDTTVFASIVERHGYFSEAKEISDNPYPTFESVKVIGNNKRATVVELRKKNEEKLTIIVTNEEGDKEREREVIFNGIVYKWKGNYSVLKNGSKIW, from the coding sequence ATGAAAAAAATATTCTCAGCTATTTTAGCAGTTTTGTTTGTAGTTAGCCTGGGTATATCTAAAGAACATCCGTGTATTTTTCTTAGTAAAGAAGAATCTCAAGTTATAAAACGTGAGATCGATAAATTTCCTCTGTTGAGAAAAAGTTACATGGAATTAAGAAAAAAGATGGATGATGTATTGAAAAGGCCTATAGAGGTTCCTCCTCCTGGTGAAGCTGGTGGATATGAACATGAGCGACACAAAGATAACTACAGGGAAATGTGGGCGGCAGGTATCTTATATCAAATTACTGGCAATAAGGAATATGCTGAGTTTATAAAGAGAATGTTAGAAAAATATGCGGAAATGTATCCTAAATTGGGGCCCAGTCCTTATGCTTATAATCAGGCTCCGGGTAAAATTTTTCATCAAGCTCTAAATGAATGTGTTTGGTTAACATACTCAATTCAATCTTATGATTGTATTTATAGTTATTTAAAACCTGAGGAAAGGAAGTTATTTGAAGAAAATATTTTTATTCCAATGGCTGAATGGCTATCATTGGAAAATCCAGAGGAGTTTAATAGAATACACAATCATGGTACCTGGGCAGTAACCGCAGTAGGTATGACAGGTTTGGTTATTGGGAATGAAGATTTTGTGCAAATGGCTTTATACGGAACAGAAAAAGATGGGAATGGTGGGTTTTTGAAGCAGCTTGATTTGCTTTTTTCGCCTGATGGTTATTATATGGAAGGGCCTTATTATGTTAGATATGCATTGCGCCCTTTTTTCTTTTTCGCTGAGGCCTTGGAAAGAAACAGGCCTGAGTTAAAAATTTTTGCATACAGAGATAGTATCCTTAGAAAGGCCTGCTATTCAGCTGTCCTGACAATATTTCCTGATGGGATCTTCCCTCCAATTAATGATGCGTCACTTACTATGGACATAAGGGATGTTGGTATGGCAATTTCTACTGACATTGCATCATATCGTTATGGTATAGATACGTTGATTCTTGGTATAAAGAAATATCAGAATAGTGTTATACTAAATAAATGTGGATATGAAGTTGCAAGGAGATTTGGAGATGGCTTAGATGTGAGTTATCCTAGATTACCAAGCGTAGAATTTAGAGATGGTTACAATGGTGAAATGGGTGGTCTTGGTGTATTAAGAAGGTATAAAGGTAGTGATGAAATAATGTTATTAATGAAGTATGGAGTTCAGGGTGGGGGTCATGGCCATTTCGATAAATTACATTTTATTCTGTACGATCAGATGAAAATGGTGATTCCGGATTATGGCTTTGCTAGATGGATAAATATTGAACCGAAATTCGGTGGGAGGTACTTACCTGAAAACAGTTCATATGCTAAGCAGACGGTGGCCCATAATGTTGTGGTTGTTGATATGATATCACAGAATAGGGCTAATAGGAAAGAAGCTGAAAAATTTTACGCAAAGAGACATTTTTTTGATTCAAGCAATCCGGAAATTCAGGTTGTCAGTGCGATTGCAGAGGATCAATACCCTGGGGTCAAGATGATTAGGACAATGTTTTTGATTTCCGAAAACGCTGTTGAGAATTATTTTGTAGTAGATATATACAGGTTGTTTTCGAAGGATAAACATACCTATGATTATAGTCTCCATTACAATGGCTATTTTATAAATACTAATTGGAAATTAAAATCTTACTCAAGGGTACTAAAACCGCTTGGTAAAGATTTTGGCTATCAGCATTTATGGAAAGAAGCGGAGGCAAAGGGGGCTGAAGATTTTATGTTTACATGGTTGAGTGGTAATCGGTACTATTCTTTCGTTACTGATTATAGGAATTCTGGAGATAAGGTGTATTTTGTAAGAATAGGGGCCAACGATCCAAAATTTAATTTACGAAGAGAGCCGGGTTTGATATACAGGATAAAAGGAGATACAACAGTATTTGCGTCTATAGTAGAAAGACATGGATATTTTAGTGAAGCGAAAGAAATATCAGATAATCCTTATCCTACTTTTGAATCAGTAAAAGTGATTGGTAATAATAAAAGAGCAACTGTAGTTGAGCTTAGGAAGAAAAACGAAGAAAAGTTGACCATAATTGTTACAAATGAGGAAGGCGATAAAGAAAGAGAAAGAGAAGTGATATTTAATGGAATTGTATATAAGTGGAAAGGAAATTATAGTGTCTTAAAGAACGGGAGTAAAATATGGTGA
- a CDS encoding bifunctional 4-hydroxy-2-oxoglutarate aldolase/2-dehydro-3-deoxy-phosphogluconate aldolase produces MDRYEVINALEGKGIIGVIRAKDGEDIAGIINSLMEGGVKALEITMTTPKAIDVIAKLSDEIPEGFIIGAGTVLDSETARSVIYAGAKFIVSPVCKKEIIETAHRYDCAVFPGAFTPTEVLTAWENGADAVKIFPASRLGPKYLKDLRGPFPWIKLTPTGGIDLENITEFIKNGASFVGVGTSLLNREYIKNRDWKSLTAIAKDFTEAVEMARKELNS; encoded by the coding sequence ATGGATAGATATGAAGTAATAAATGCGCTTGAAGGAAAGGGGATAATAGGTGTCATAAGGGCAAAGGATGGTGAGGATATAGCAGGTATTATTAATTCTCTGATGGAAGGTGGCGTTAAGGCATTAGAAATAACTATGACTACTCCTAAGGCAATTGATGTTATTGCAAAATTATCTGATGAAATACCCGAGGGTTTTATAATAGGTGCAGGGACTGTTTTGGATTCCGAGACGGCGCGCTCAGTGATTTATGCTGGAGCTAAATTTATTGTAAGCCCAGTTTGCAAGAAGGAAATAATAGAAACAGCACATAGATACGACTGTGCTGTGTTTCCCGGTGCATTTACCCCAACAGAAGTTCTAACTGCTTGGGAAAATGGAGCAGATGCAGTAAAAATATTTCCTGCTTCAAGATTAGGGCCTAAGTATCTTAAAGATTTAAGAGGTCCATTCCCATGGATTAAATTAACTCCAACAGGAGGTATAGATTTAGAAAATATCACTGAATTTATTAAGAATGGAGCTAGTTTTGTTGGTGTTGGGACTTCATTGTTGAATAGAGAATATATAAAGAACAGAGATTGGAAATCATTAACAGCGATTGCAAAAGATTTTACCGAAGCAGTAGAAATGGCAAGAAAGGAGTTGAATTCATAA
- a CDS encoding helix-turn-helix domain-containing protein has protein sequence MGENIVQLQKGNGFLRGFLWKKYYEIKSYRKTACEFGVNVKAVLKWLKRYQCMGLTGLRILPRSPKLARNKLSQEKTDLIVKLRKIIRRVPNRDRTWSKKIEKGV, from the coding sequence GTGGGAGAAAATATTGTACAGCTTCAGAAAGGAAATGGTTTTCTCAGAGGGTTCCTATGGAAAAAATATTATGAAATCAAGTCATACAGAAAAACAGCCTGTGAGTTTGGTGTAAATGTAAAAGCGGTTCTGAAATGGTTGAAAAGATATCAATGCATGGGACTTACTGGTTTAAGAATTTTACCTCGAAGTCCTAAACTTGCCAGGAATAAACTCTCACAAGAAAAGACTGATTTGATAGTAAAGTTAAGAAAGATAATCCGTAGGGTCCCTAATCGGGACAGGACTTGGAGCAAGAAGATTGAAAAAGGAGTTTAA
- a CDS encoding cupin domain-containing protein — MVTDYHVKEKNVEWEDLGGGVSRKILGYQSNLMIVKVNFKKGAVGAPHRHPHEQISYVLRGKFEVEIDNKKEILEEGDAFVVPPNVLHGAVCVEDGTLIDTFSPMREDFIKK, encoded by the coding sequence ATGGTAACAGATTATCATGTTAAAGAAAAGAATGTAGAGTGGGAGGATCTGGGTGGAGGAGTTTCGAGGAAAATACTGGGATATCAATCTAATTTAATGATTGTAAAGGTTAATTTTAAGAAAGGGGCCGTGGGAGCTCCACATAGACATCCTCATGAGCAAATTTCTTATGTTTTAAGAGGTAAATTTGAGGTAGAGATAGATAATAAAAAGGAAATTCTTGAAGAGGGGGATGCATTTGTAGTTCCACCGAATGTGTTGCATGGGGCGGTTTGTGTGGAAGACGGAACTTTGATCGATACCTTTTCACCTATGAGAGAAGATTTTATCAAAAAATAA
- a CDS encoding SDR family oxidoreductase, translating to MEITLKGKTAIITGSIQGIGKETAKILASCGANVVINNHTDEERLKKVAEEISSETGANVKSVIADVTVKEQAQKLIDAALEMGQSIDILVNNAGGLVGRVPVAEFDEGHFRTVIDVNLKSAFLMSHLVMPYMKKQKSGKIINFSSQATHDGGGKGAAAYASSKGGIWTFTKSLAKELAPYNINVNCVSPGFIGYTDFHNKFTPKEVHEKMPSLIPLGRVGTPLDVARVVLFLASELSDYMTGQSVEVNGGLYMP from the coding sequence ATGGAAATTACCTTGAAAGGCAAAACAGCGATAATTACTGGAAGTATTCAGGGAATAGGTAAGGAAACTGCGAAAATATTAGCTTCTTGTGGAGCTAATGTAGTAATTAATAATCATACTGATGAAGAAAGATTAAAAAAAGTAGCAGAAGAAATTTCCAGTGAGACTGGTGCGAATGTTAAGTCAGTTATAGCGGATGTTACGGTTAAGGAACAGGCGCAAAAATTAATAGACGCTGCTCTAGAAATGGGTCAGTCAATTGATATTCTTGTTAACAATGCGGGAGGACTGGTTGGTAGGGTGCCTGTTGCAGAATTTGATGAGGGTCACTTTAGGACTGTCATTGATGTGAACTTGAAAAGCGCATTTTTAATGTCCCATCTGGTAATGCCATATATGAAGAAACAAAAAAGTGGTAAAATTATTAATTTTTCATCTCAAGCAACTCATGATGGTGGTGGGAAAGGTGCCGCCGCATATGCATCATCAAAAGGTGGTATCTGGACTTTCACAAAATCACTAGCTAAGGAGCTTGCACCATATAATATTAATGTTAACTGTGTATCTCCAGGATTTATTGGTTACACTGATTTTCATAACAAGTTTACTCCTAAGGAAGTACACGAAAAAATGCCTTCATTAATTCCATTAGGAAGGGTAGGAACACCATTAGATGTGGCAAGAGTTGTGCTATTTCTTGCTTCTGAGTTATCAGACTATATGACCGGGCAGTCTGTGGAGGTTAATGGCGGGCTCTATATGCCATAA
- a CDS encoding MFS transporter, with amino-acid sequence MVKIKGLRWWIIGLVALATVINYIHRSALSILWPSISIDLGLDKIDYSRIAISFTIAYALSQSLSGRLYDWVGTRLGFVISIVVWSISAALHGIARGIYSFGVFRFILGLGEAGNWPGATKSNAEWFPIKERALAQGIFNAGASIGSIIAPPFIAFLYLIFGWRATFFVLGFIGLLWIVPWLFINKALPKNHPWITEEEKEYIIEGQKIDGKGEEDGIVLPLTELLATKQTWAVLASRFFIDPIWWLFVNWLPIYLAERFDFDIKQIGLFAWFPYVGAATGAIAGGWIAGRIMHLGFTVNTARKTAITLGGIIMIPSLLLTSLASSPTIAVILIAIALFGFQVSINNIQTLPSDFYVGKNVGTVAGLGGTTAAIGVIITTYLVPFLTKTSYTWFFVMGAALVPVSILCVFVFGGKITRCEKGICK; translated from the coding sequence ATGGTGAAAATTAAAGGATTGAGATGGTGGATAATCGGACTGGTTGCTTTGGCAACTGTCATTAACTACATTCACAGAAGTGCATTATCTATTTTATGGCCTTCTATTAGTATTGATCTAGGGCTTGATAAAATCGATTATTCAAGAATTGCTATATCTTTTACTATAGCCTATGCATTGAGTCAGAGCCTGTCTGGAAGGCTATATGATTGGGTCGGTACAAGATTGGGCTTTGTGATATCAATTGTGGTTTGGTCTATTTCTGCAGCTCTTCATGGTATAGCGCGTGGCATATATAGCTTTGGTGTATTCCGTTTTATTCTAGGATTGGGTGAAGCAGGCAACTGGCCAGGGGCTACAAAATCGAATGCTGAGTGGTTTCCAATAAAAGAGCGTGCATTAGCTCAAGGGATATTTAATGCTGGCGCTTCGATTGGTTCAATAATTGCGCCGCCATTTATTGCTTTTCTTTATTTGATTTTTGGATGGCGTGCTACATTTTTTGTTCTTGGGTTTATTGGCCTGTTGTGGATAGTTCCATGGCTTTTTATAAATAAGGCTTTACCTAAAAACCATCCATGGATAACTGAAGAAGAAAAAGAATATATAATTGAAGGTCAAAAAATAGATGGGAAAGGCGAAGAAGATGGAATTGTTCTACCCCTAACTGAACTTCTTGCTACAAAGCAGACATGGGCTGTATTGGCGTCGAGGTTTTTTATAGATCCTATCTGGTGGCTTTTTGTAAACTGGTTACCAATTTATTTAGCAGAACGTTTTGATTTTGATATTAAACAGATAGGATTGTTCGCGTGGTTTCCTTATGTTGGTGCAGCTACCGGAGCAATAGCAGGAGGATGGATTGCAGGAAGGATAATGCATTTGGGGTTTACAGTTAACACCGCTAGAAAAACCGCTATCACCCTTGGGGGTATTATAATGATACCTTCTCTATTACTTACTTCGTTGGCTAGTAGTCCAACTATTGCTGTTATTCTTATTGCGATTGCTTTGTTTGGTTTTCAGGTATCTATTAATAATATTCAAACATTACCGAGTGATTTTTACGTTGGGAAAAACGTTGGAACTGTAGCAGGTTTAGGTGGTACCACAGCAGCTATAGGAGTAATTATTACAACTTATCTAGTTCCCTTTCTGACAAAAACCTCCTATACCTGGTTTTTCGTTATGGGCGCTGCTTTGGTTCCTGTTAGTATACTCTGTGTTTTCGTTTTTGGTGGAAAAATAACAAGATGTGAAAAAGGAATTTGTAAATGA
- a CDS encoding sugar kinase, producing MEKVFITFGEIMLRLSPPNFKKLLQADVLEVNYGGSEANVAASLAMFGNHVRFVTKLPDNPLGDAACRYLKSLGVDTSFIKRGGKRIGIYFLEHGASVRPSKVVYDRANSAICEAKREDFDWEKIFKGAIWFHISGITPALSDSLVEISIDAVKIAKEKGLTVSCDLNYRKRLWNREKAREIMGEIVKYTDLIIANEEDAADVFGIEAEKTDVISGKLDVEHYKSVASQLLKVGSASMVAITLRESLSASDNYWSSLFYDGNEFILSKKYHLHLVDRVGGGDSFVAGLIHGLNKFSSKREAVEFGVAASALKQTIPGDVNLVYEDEVLNIMKGDVSGRVQR from the coding sequence ATGGAAAAAGTGTTTATAACTTTTGGTGAGATTATGTTAAGGCTGTCGCCACCAAATTTTAAGAAGCTATTACAAGCTGATGTGTTGGAAGTGAATTATGGTGGAAGTGAAGCGAATGTTGCAGCTTCACTGGCTATGTTTGGTAATCATGTTAGATTCGTTACAAAGCTACCAGATAATCCATTAGGTGATGCTGCGTGTAGGTATCTTAAAAGTTTAGGTGTCGATACATCTTTTATAAAGAGAGGGGGGAAGAGGATCGGTATATATTTTCTGGAACATGGAGCGTCAGTGAGACCATCCAAGGTAGTATATGACAGAGCAAACTCTGCAATATGTGAAGCAAAGAGAGAGGATTTTGATTGGGAAAAGATATTTAAAGGGGCGATATGGTTTCATATATCAGGGATAACACCAGCGTTAAGTGATTCACTAGTTGAGATAAGTATAGATGCAGTGAAAATAGCGAAGGAGAAGGGACTAACTGTTAGTTGTGATTTGAATTATCGAAAGAGGTTGTGGAACAGAGAAAAAGCAAGGGAGATAATGGGAGAGATAGTAAAATATACTGATTTGATAATAGCAAATGAAGAGGATGCTGCTGATGTATTTGGGATAGAAGCAGAGAAAACTGATGTAATTTCTGGAAAATTGGATGTTGAACATTATAAATCAGTAGCTTCCCAGTTATTAAAGGTTGGAAGTGCAAGTATGGTGGCTATAACATTAAGGGAAAGTCTATCAGCATCTGATAATTATTGGTCTTCGCTATTCTATGATGGTAATGAATTTATTTTGAGTAAGAAATACCACTTGCATTTGGTTGATAGAGTAGGTGGAGGTGATAGTTTTGTAGCTGGATTAATACACGGGTTGAACAAATTTTCAAGTAAAAGGGAAGCGGTTGAGTTTGGTGTAGCAGCCTCAGCTTTAAAACAAACA